The Coffea arabica cultivar ET-39 chromosome 6e, Coffea Arabica ET-39 HiFi, whole genome shotgun sequence genome contains the following window.
gattttgaATCATTTATCTAATGTAAGAAAAGATCTtagaattaaaatataatatacaACATTTGACAATGCATTACATTTAACTGTTTGTGATTGACTAACAAGAAGTACGATTGTAAGACGTCAATTGAAGTATTAGTTTTTTAGAGATTGGAACTATTTCAATTACTTAAATACACAACATAAAAAGGTATATCCACTAACGAAAATATCACCCAAAAAAGCAAGAGCAATATATAGCATGTTAACCAAACACCTTTAGAATAGTTGACCACCAACAAAAATCTTAAGACTCTTCTTGcattcattttcaaaattttctaaaaatttcaccaagTACAAAAATACCCGTTTAGTCTGATAATAGTTTAATTTCCTCCAAATTCTCTCTTAACCCATTTGAGCCCACCCCTCCCCCTTGGTATagagtaaaaataaaaatagaataaaaaagcTATCGTGTTGacaatatacatacatatatatacacatatatatatatttatatatatatatatatatatatatatatatatataacatgtTAACTTATACGTTCTTGAAAAGATAGGCACTGCAATATGTACTTTCCAACTCCGGTTATTTCGACAAACATATATTTACAAATTCTCACAGCTTCCCTAGTTCAATGGCTTGCTCATTTAAGATTAGCATGACTAATCTTAGCGAGCATTTACAGCGATTCTGCAAATTGAGAAGCCTCCAGATCAAGTTCTTGTTTCATGATGCAGGTCATCAGCCAGTCACTGCCAAACGTCTGCATGCCATTCCTTACAGCTAAGAGTGCTTCTTCCATATCCTCTTCAGATGCAATATATATTGTTTTTGATGATTCATTCACTTTTTGCATTCCGGAAACCACCTTCAAATTATAGAGTTAAGCAATTATGATTATCTCAATTAACAAGGCCAACTTAAAAGCATAAGCAATTTCAGAAAATGTTCCAAAGCCATAACTTGTGCGAGGAACTAAAACTAAGCAGCTAAACCAGCAAACACAAAGAAGCCAGATTGTTAAAGTAACAGAAGCGAAAGGAAAAGCAGCTAAGAAGAACAGATATCAGCATAAAGGCGCTGGAAGCGTAATGTAGTAGCCATCTGACACAGAATGTTTCAGAAGTTCCTTCTCCTACAGCTTGAGCTTCAACTGGCACAGAATTGGTATGAAGCAAAATATAACATGGTCTTTTTGGACTACAGAAATTTTAGGAACAATTGGGCATATGCTTAATCTGTTGAGAAAGGATAACTCATAGCAGACTTACATTTCCCCCAGCAGACTTTATGATGGTCGATAGAGTGCGCATTGGGGGTTGAACATGTGCTGCGAGACATATGTCATGACCTTTAAGTAAAGAATTGGGATTTGATTTTGCTCTAAGGACCGCAGCTTTCAGCTCTACCTTATACTTGCACTCATAATCTTCGTCTTTCAAAAGATATGGCATTTCATCTGTTGTGATTGACAAACTAATCACATATCTCCAAACTTTAAGCATATTGAAGCATCAAATTTAACATTTTGACCTACCCACAAATCTGCCTCTCCGATAACTTTCCTTTAACCAGCTAGGTGAGATAATCCAAGCTCTGCATAACAGGATACatccaaataaataacaaaatgaaacataaaaagaagaatttaaAAGAGACTAAATTTTGATGGATGAAGCCATTAGAGCGTGCAAAATTAGCAAGAGAGTGCATAGTGTACTGCAATATTATGATCTACATGACTGGGGAAAGGAAAAGTTGCAAGAAGAGTAGATCCAAGGTCAATTTTGGCAACAAAGTAGAAAATAAGCAGGCATAATTGTTTCACCAAATAATTCCATTTTTATTCACAACCTCATCTATCACCAGTGCATGTTTGCTTGTCTCTGAATTGTACAAGACTCAGGACGCCAGGTAGCTATTAGTTTTGTAATTTTCACTGATTGTTATTTGGATGTTATTTGGATAACAAGCAATCGACTTGTTCTCTGCTTCATCCACTACATACTGCCGTAGCCTAAAATTCTCTTTAGTTTCCAATTGATCTCCAGTTCTGAGTTGATAGACATGATCCTCAGCTATTGCTACATCAATTACTACTTGACATTTCCATAGTTGCAGAGTCAATGAACAAATGGTGTCTTTGATATTGCATGATTGTGATTTCAAGTACTGACCTGTCCTTTTGAACCTAATATCTTCGTAAAGCTTAATCATCTAGAAAGTGAATTagagcaaatgaattttgcaGAATGTCTTAAAAGAAGCAACATGACAACAAAAGAACCAGATGTAGTGAAGTGGTAAATGAACTGATCTTGACTTTCAAAAGGATTATGTGGACAGTATGAGTTAATGAGCATGTATTCTAATGATTGCATGTCAAAACATTCAAATTCAAACTAAACTTACCCAGAGCAGAGAGCTGTGCAGAAATTCAACGTTTTTCTCACTTTCCCTGTCACTACATGTGAGCTTACTCTTCCATCAGAGGTAACAATCCCACCTAGGTCCTCAATTATCTACACCAACAGTATCAATATGGCATAAGAAGCATAAAAGCTACTTACCAAGAAAGCTAAATTCTACAAGAAGAATGAACTCTAGTCTAAGCCTTATTATATTTCTTTAGGGGACGTGCTGAGGTTGAAAAGTGAAATAGGATAAGCCAGTATCAGACAAGGACTTAAAACTgccaaaactgaaaaaaaaatacaccatATTGGCatcattttgattctttagaaAAGAAGACCAACATTGCCAAGGGCTTTTAGATCACAGCGCCTCCATTACCGTagagaaaggaaagaagacTTCCATCTCCATAGTTTTAGATGAACCTTACCATCCCTTCAATATCTTAAAATTAAAATAGAGAGCTTAGGTGATATAATTACTCTACCTTCACCATGAATTACTCATTGACTACACTGCAGTTTACCGCATCAATATTTAGGACCCTATCCTTTCAGGTCACATGACCGACTGCTCACCAGTTCTACAAGACAAACCACAGATCTGGTAGTTCAGCTTGAAATTTCAAATCTGGGCTTACCTTggttaaacttgattttttctTGTCATCAGCAATATTCATTAGCATTATTTTGAAGCATATATCTGTTGACAAAAGTTTACAGCTGCCTTTATCTTCTGATGTCTCATTAATTGCTCCACATTCTACATTGTTCTTTTCCAAACAGTCATTTGCGAAAGCATCTCCACCCACCAATAATTTGTTTCCATAAAGAAATGTACTTGAATTAGAACAACATTCACCACTTGAGCCAAAATTTCTGGGATCTGATTGACAATCAATTGCATGACCACCCTTTACTTTCTTTGAATTCATTGAGGTAAGTGAGGCTTCCCATATCCTTTTCTTTGTCCCTTGTGTTGAACACGAACATTTCTTCATCTCAAAATCCTCTCCACTTTTTCCAAACTCCGAATTGTTAGCCGTATTGATATATTCCAAAAGCTTTCCACTATCTGCATCTTGGCAACCTGGAATTTCAATGCAACTGGAGTAAGCATTTCCAAAGTACAAAAAGAATTAGGACTCCACTAATAGCCAGAGCCTGAAAgaggcaaaaataaaaaagaaaaggagaaacccagaaaaatatatttatacttaAAGAAATGATGTTTTAGGCCAAACAGACACACTGTATCTTACCAAGATAGCATTTCAACAGTTAAAAGCAAAGAACAACTAAGCATGGCCCTGGTCCATCTTGCATGGAAATGGTGCTAAGATTATAGTACAGTGCATCCATAAATATGTTGGTCACCCAAAGAAAGATAGGATATCCTTATAAAAAAAAGGGACTATCCTTACATTATCAATTCTCATAGATCATGTAGGTCAATAGCTGGTCTAACTGATTCTCCTTGAATTTTTTTGCAGTTGGCCTCAAACatacagaaaaaaaaatctgctgTGGCTAGCTGCCTCATCAGATCAAGTGTTGAAAAGTTTGGCATTAGTGGATAAATCTGATAATATATTCAAGAGAAACCACTTTGCTTATTTCAGCACATTTAAAGATACAGGAGAACACCAGGGTTTCATAGGGGGCATGATTAAATTCAAACTTACAAATTTAATATTCTTTCCAAAGGTATCACTAAGAGGATGCCAAGGGCACAAGTAATAAGTTAGTCATTGAATCATTATGTAGGCATTGAACCTTCATCTCTGTATATATATACTGTTTTAGGAAACATAAATGCATTTTAGATGAGTACACATAAATAATGCATGTGAGGATACACAGAGAACAAGACGAGAGATTTCACTTACCATCAAATAGAAATCTCTCGATAACAAGATTTTCAGCTTGAGCATATGCTGTGCTGCTGATTAATTGATTCCCTCCCTCTGAATGGCCAGACTCCTCTATGCACTCTGGTTGCAGCTTCTGAACAACATCAGATAAATGATGCTTCATGGGAAGCTTTAGTGGATACAACAGCTTTATTTGCTCTGCAGGATCAGCTGAACTGTCATTAAGGTGAGATACCATAAGGGTAGAACCACCAGGGAAGCACAATGCCTTTCGGATTTCAGCCTTGATAGGCAGTCTCCGTGCTCTGCCCTTTGTGTTGACCTCTCCAATCACCACAAAACCCTGTTTTTGAATCCATCCTCACAAATCAATTTCCAAGAATAAGTGAAGCATTGATATTTGCAAAGTTGCCCAAGACCATATACATTGAAAATAGAAGAAAACATAAATGCTAGAGAATATATCTAGACAAGGAGGTCCTCTTCCCTGGGAGAACATCGCAGAATATGGAGATTGATGAAAGCAACTCAATAGCACAAGCAAGCAGACAGATAAACCCAAATATCAAGCATCCGTTCTCCAGGATATACCTGTTTCAGCCAAAATCCTTCAGACTCCTGATCCCCCCAACATAAAATTGTGCGGATGCCTACTTTCTGCAGTCTGTTTCTCAATTCCATGTACAGAAGGCGACCAATCCCCTAAATAATGCTTAATTATCAGCAACCATTTGAATGCAAGACAAGCCCAAAGTATTAGCACAACAGAACTGAACTCACTAGCAGCATGAATTTCAATTTGAATTAGAAAAATAGGAATGTCTTAAACATAAGTAGATACAGGAGAATAATGTAATTGACAGGAAATCCAGATCTTAAAATAAAGTGTAAGATAATAGGAGAAAAAGTTGCAGCAGCTTATATATCATCTGGCAATGAGAGAAGCTAACCACTTCTTAGTTTTATGTACTTATCCCACTACACAATCTCCAACTAAACTTCTAACACCACCATCCACCACCCACCCACCATCCAAAATTCTCTCCCCAAGGAAATATGGGGAGAGCATAATTTAGCCACATGGTTCTTAAAGGGACAGACCACTTTGGAAAAGACCGAAAgatcaaaccaagaaaagtagCAATACCAACACTGACACCTGGTGATAGATTTACAGAACAAGCAGATAACCTTTTTCTGGTACATTGAACTGACAGCGGCTAATGGAATTTCAGCATACTGTGTATCAGCAGGGACTATTTGATAAGTGATAGCAGAAAGAACCTGTCAAAATTTGAGATTGTCAAAAGAAGTTAACTTTTTTAATAGATAAGTTATTAACAATTGAATGAGTCAGTTAGATATAGCACAGCCAGAAATGAAAAATCAGCAATCATTTAGGCAGGTTTGTTATTGCAGTAGTGTATAACTCACCAGCATGAATCAAATCTATGCAGATTATGCATACTAACATGAATCGGTCTCCTAAAAAGGCTCTTCTCATTTGTAAAAAGTGTGTTCTCCTTTACTTTTATCCTGGAAGGTAAACGTTTGGCAGACCTTTACTAGAATCCCATGTGTAATTACAGGTCCAGCCCAGAAACATTCATAAATTTAAAAGGCACCTTAACTCTAGTCATGGAACACTATCTGAACCTCTTAAGACAGCTACTATTATTATTTGATTAAGACACATATTTTGCTACAATTTCAAAATTAGCTGCTCCCATTCAATTCAATGTTCATATTAAGATATCATAGAACAGTATTAAAAGGAATGAATGGGGTCACAAACATGTCCCCTTTTTCTGCAATACACAATCTTGGAACAACATAATTAATCATTCATTTGTGGTGCGAGAATCTCAATACAAAGTGTATATGGTACTGAAAGTGTATGTTAGGCATTCAATCTCAACGATTTAATCATCACTTGCTGGGTTAGTCAGCATGAAAATATTGAGTGGGCAGTATTATTCTACAATCTACTCTTGTAAGTTTTTTACCAGCTCTGTTGAGAGAATTTGACCCATTAAGGTGCATTCAAACTACAAATATAATGCCTGCTCTGGAATTAAAGTACACTAACCACCATAGTTTTTTCTGAATCAAAGTCTACAGTTAAACTGTCGCTTCAAAAATAATGTAATAAATACCACTTAACTGTTACAAAAGTGATGGATTTTCTTTTTAACTTGAAGCAA
Protein-coding sequences here:
- the LOC113695397 gene encoding uncharacterized protein, which produces MAPKRKPFRLSPAPIPIGNCEVVVEARNFTSESNQNSLQIILSKNVKIKVSVMEAAKCENTIDDTPGSGSEKNGGYYFVLVNPKDSGDQTKSLLQEVLDMYSKELPAMKFAANTGKESLFLERCVSNGKYCTLLLICKSNDQLGEVLSAITYQIVPADTQYAEIPLAAVSSMYQKKGIGRLLYMELRNRLQKVGIRTILCWGDQESEGFWLKQGFVVIGEVNTKGRARRLPIKAEIRKALCFPGGSTLMVSHLNDSSADPAEQIKLLYPLKLPMKHHLSDVVQKLQPECIEESGHSEGGNQLISSTAYAQAENLVIERFLFDGCQDADSGKLLEYINTANNSEFGKSGEDFEMKKCSCSTQGTKKRIWEASLTSMNSKKVKGGHAIDCQSDPRNFGSSGECCSNSSTFLYGNKLLVGGDAFANDCLEKNNVECGAINETSEDKGSCKLLSTDICFKIMLMNIADDKKKSSLTKIIEDLGGIVTSDGRVSSHVVTGKVRKTLNFCTALCSGAWIISPSWLKESYRRGRFVDEMPYLLKDEDYECKYKVELKAAVLRAKSNPNSLLKGHDICLAAHVQPPMRTLSTIIKSAGGNVVSGMQKVNESSKTIYIASEEDMEEALLAVRNGMQTFGSDWLMTCIMKQELDLEASQFAESL